From the Psychrobacillus sp. FSL K6-4046 genome, one window contains:
- a CDS encoding VanZ family protein produces MKKYIPLLLLILFVFIASGQTSEQQSLETVLKNWLPNKPLESFLSLFHIPYWGFYVSVEERGYYAFVEFLIRKGTHFFYFGLIGLAIYIALPKKKYRKLLAILITFFLGAADEFHQSFTSGRSALFQDVLLDTSGAIFAMLLLTLVQWLKNRKNATH; encoded by the coding sequence ATGAAAAAATATATCCCACTATTACTTTTAATTCTCTTTGTATTTATTGCTTCGGGTCAAACTTCCGAGCAGCAGTCTTTAGAGACTGTGCTTAAAAACTGGCTTCCCAACAAGCCATTGGAATCCTTTTTGTCTTTATTTCATATTCCATATTGGGGATTTTATGTCTCTGTCGAGGAACGTGGCTACTATGCATTTGTTGAATTTTTAATCAGAAAAGGAACGCACTTTTTTTATTTTGGTTTGATTGGATTAGCCATTTATATTGCTTTACCGAAAAAAAAGTACAGAAAGCTGTTGGCCATACTGATTACCTTTTTTCTAGGAGCAGCAGATGAATTCCATCAATCCTTTACGAGTGGACGATCTGCACTCTTTCAGGATGTTCTATTAGATACAAGTGGCGCAATTTTTGCCATGCTATTGCTAACGCTTGTTCAATGGTTAAAGAATAGAAAAAACGCTACCCACTAA
- a CDS encoding spore germination protein GerW family protein yields the protein MEEKTSKQKDNTKLPMIQTPIRSIFEKFSREKDASLIYGDPIIMDNKRILPVAKVNYFVGGGGGGGFTDEQNASGQGEGAGGVFSIKPVGVYEITEENVKFKPILPINQLLTVFSIITLGLAFLLKKSRK from the coding sequence ATACCAAGCTGCCTATGATACAAACACCAATACGTTCTATTTTTGAAAAGTTTTCTAGAGAAAAGGATGCTTCTTTAATATACGGGGACCCAATTATTATGGACAATAAACGGATTCTGCCAGTAGCCAAAGTGAACTACTTCGTAGGTGGAGGAGGAGGCGGTGGATTTACAGACGAGCAAAATGCTAGTGGTCAAGGAGAAGGAGCAGGTGGTGTATTTTCGATTAAACCAGTTGGAGTTTATGAAATCACCGAGGAAAATGTAAAATTCAAGCCTATACTTCCGATTAATCAATTACTTACTGTGTTCTCCATTATCACCTTAGGTCTTGCCTTCCTATTAAAGAAAAGTCGAAAATAA